One region of Olleya sp. Hel_I_94 genomic DNA includes:
- a CDS encoding vWA domain-containing protein, protein MQFKYPELLYALFLLLIPIIVHLFQLRKFQKEYFTNVAVLKKIQLQTRKSAVIKKWLTLLTRLLLLAAIIIAFAQPFTSKTDTFNTKKEMVIYLDNSFSMQAKGNKGELLKRAIQDLIETIPETETLSLITNTDSYKNTTIKALKNELLQLDYSSNQLAYNAALLKAKQSFSNQDNTLKNVIFISDFQQKNTDFNIESDSTSTLNLVNLKPVNKANTTIDSVYVSTQDANNLELTVVLKNNDTATSNIPVSLYNNDNLLSKASVEVNGQGTTVFSIPNNQIIKGKITIDDTQLQFDNTLFFNINKPTKTNILAISNSSSNYLSRIFTEDEFKFTSIQSNVLDYSLFDTQNLVILDEIETIPESLTTALKVFTDNGGYVVLIPSDKGNLKDYNTFLQRFNTTPFGDLLTTQKRITTINYSHPLYTNGVFEKRVDNFQYPKVERYYPQNNVKATNVLQFEDGKSFLSQNGNLYLFSAPINDTNSNFKNINLIVPTFYNIAKQSLNTGTLYYTIGQDNNYDVAINLQQDAVLTLVKGENKIIPEQNYFNNKVVIKTNDLPEQAGVYDLKNKTEIIQNVSYNYDRSESDLTYINLDNYKNITVSDSIANIFDSINNDSKVNQLWKWFVILALALLILEMLILKYFK, encoded by the coding sequence ATGCAGTTTAAATATCCCGAACTTCTTTACGCGCTTTTCTTACTGCTTATTCCCATTATTGTTCATTTATTTCAGCTTAGAAAATTCCAAAAAGAGTATTTTACAAATGTTGCTGTTTTAAAAAAAATCCAATTACAAACTAGAAAAAGTGCAGTCATAAAAAAATGGTTAACACTGCTTACTAGACTATTGCTTTTAGCTGCTATAATTATAGCTTTTGCGCAACCTTTTACTTCAAAAACAGATACGTTTAATACTAAAAAAGAGATGGTTATTTATCTAGATAACTCCTTTAGTATGCAAGCCAAAGGAAACAAAGGCGAATTACTTAAACGCGCTATCCAAGATTTAATTGAAACCATTCCTGAAACCGAAACCTTGTCGCTTATAACCAACACAGATAGCTACAAAAATACCACTATAAAAGCACTAAAAAACGAGTTGTTGCAATTGGATTACTCCTCTAATCAACTAGCTTACAATGCAGCTTTATTAAAAGCAAAGCAATCGTTTTCTAATCAGGATAACACGCTTAAAAATGTGATATTTATATCAGATTTCCAGCAAAAAAATACAGACTTTAATATTGAGTCAGACTCAACATCTACTTTAAATTTAGTTAATTTAAAACCTGTAAATAAAGCCAATACAACCATTGATAGTGTATATGTATCTACTCAAGATGCTAATAATTTAGAATTAACGGTAGTTTTAAAAAACAATGATACAGCAACTAGTAATATTCCCGTTTCATTATACAATAATGATAATTTACTATCTAAGGCTTCAGTTGAAGTAAATGGGCAAGGTACTACAGTGTTTTCTATTCCTAATAATCAAATTATTAAAGGAAAAATTACCATTGATGACACACAATTACAATTTGATAATACCTTATTTTTTAATATTAATAAACCTACTAAAACAAACATATTAGCGATTAGTAACTCTAGTAGCAATTATTTAAGTAGAATTTTTACGGAAGACGAATTTAAATTCACTTCAATACAATCCAATGTATTAGATTATAGTTTATTTGATACTCAAAATTTAGTGATTTTAGATGAAATTGAAACGATACCAGAAAGCCTAACTACTGCATTAAAAGTATTTACGGACAATGGAGGTTATGTTGTTTTGATTCCTTCAGATAAAGGTAATCTTAAGGATTATAATACCTTCTTGCAACGTTTTAACACCACTCCTTTTGGAGATTTATTAACTACACAAAAACGTATTACTACCATAAATTATAGTCATCCATTATACACAAATGGTGTGTTTGAAAAACGCGTTGATAATTTTCAATATCCAAAAGTAGAACGTTACTATCCGCAAAATAATGTTAAAGCAACTAACGTTTTACAATTTGAAGACGGTAAATCCTTTTTGTCTCAAAACGGAAATTTGTATTTATTTTCAGCTCCAATAAACGATACCAATTCTAATTTTAAAAATATAAATTTAATTGTACCTACGTTTTATAACATTGCCAAACAAAGTTTAAATACAGGTACGTTATATTATACTATTGGACAAGATAATAATTACGATGTTGCAATTAATTTACAACAAGACGCAGTGCTAACATTAGTAAAAGGAGAAAACAAAATCATCCCAGAGCAAAATTATTTTAATAATAAAGTGGTTATTAAAACCAATGATTTACCAGAACAAGCTGGTGTTTACGATTTAAAAAATAAAACCGAAATCATCCAAAATGTAAGTTATAATTACGATAGGTCAGAAAGTGATTTAACCTATATTAACTTGGATAATTACAAAAACATCACTGTTAGCGACTCAATAGCTAATATTTTTGATTCAATAAATAACGATAGTAAAGTTAACCAATTATGGAAATGGTTTGTAATTTTGGCATTAGCTTTATTAATTTTAGAAATGCTCATCTTAAAATATTTTAAATGA
- a CDS encoding peptidase M61, which translates to MKKLLVTTIATGLLLVGCNSTKTSDKLASQSPIVTSIDLSKVLNDKAPVTINPGRFTEQTVTYRLPRVVQGTYSVSDFGKYVEDFKAFDYKGTELPTVKVDTNTWTIANATQLDYITYNANDTFDQEVTGGIGGEAPFSPAGTNIEPTNYVLNLHGFIGYFDNLKDSQYSLDVTAPADFKRTSALQETGKTVSKDGKLATSSYFAPRYFDITDNPMFYGDLDVEEFQVGDIKIVLSVYSPNKVHSAASIKEVMQKMMQAQKTYLGDVNSTPRYDIYLYLSEGKPESPKGFGALEHHTSTVVVLEEDMPFEALAESMIDVVSHEFFHIVTPLSVHSEDVHYFDYNQPTFSKHLWMYEGVTEYFATLFQVDQGLIDSEEFYGDILGKIQTSANLDDSMSFTVMSENVLDEPYAPQYYNVYMKGALIGMCIDIILREESNGNRGILSLMKELSNKYGKNKPFEDDKLIEEITAMTYPSVGEFLNTHVVGGTPIDYSVYFKKVGLSLDTGKVKTNYIQNDGTLIFAPDRVTMTIPFSEAVKDNSFWNDNGVLPGDVLKSVDGKELTLATAQQILTAMYMWQPGTDINVVLDRKGEEIVIKTKLTQSYTNGTKLVEDANATEAQKAVRQAWLKG; encoded by the coding sequence ATGAAAAAACTTTTAGTAACAACTATTGCAACAGGACTATTATTGGTTGGATGTAATAGCACAAAAACATCAGACAAATTAGCGTCTCAGTCGCCAATTGTAACCTCTATTGATTTGTCTAAAGTACTTAATGACAAAGCACCTGTAACAATTAATCCAGGACGTTTTACAGAGCAAACAGTAACGTATAGACTACCTCGAGTTGTGCAAGGGACTTACTCTGTAAGTGATTTTGGAAAATATGTAGAGGACTTTAAAGCGTTTGATTATAAGGGTACTGAGTTGCCAACAGTTAAAGTAGACACTAATACTTGGACTATTGCTAATGCTACTCAATTAGATTATATTACTTACAATGCTAATGATACTTTTGATCAAGAAGTAACAGGTGGAATAGGTGGAGAGGCTCCTTTTTCTCCAGCAGGAACAAATATAGAGCCTACTAACTACGTGTTAAACTTACATGGTTTTATAGGTTATTTTGACAACCTAAAAGACAGCCAATATAGTTTAGATGTTACTGCACCTGCAGATTTTAAACGTACGTCTGCTTTACAAGAAACTGGAAAAACAGTAAGTAAAGATGGTAAATTAGCAACATCAAGTTATTTTGCACCACGTTATTTTGATATTACAGATAATCCAATGTTTTATGGTGATTTAGATGTCGAAGAATTTCAGGTTGGAGATATCAAAATTGTTTTAAGTGTATATTCTCCAAACAAAGTGCATAGTGCTGCAAGCATCAAAGAAGTAATGCAAAAAATGATGCAAGCACAAAAAACATATTTAGGAGATGTTAATAGTACACCTCGTTACGATATCTATTTATATTTATCTGAAGGTAAGCCAGAATCACCAAAAGGTTTTGGAGCTTTAGAGCACCACACATCTACTGTAGTAGTTTTAGAAGAAGATATGCCTTTTGAAGCTTTAGCAGAAAGTATGATTGATGTAGTATCTCATGAGTTTTTTCATATTGTTACACCATTAAGTGTACATTCTGAAGATGTACATTATTTTGATTATAACCAACCAACATTTTCTAAGCATTTATGGATGTATGAAGGTGTAACAGAATATTTTGCAACACTATTCCAAGTGGATCAAGGTTTAATTGACTCGGAGGAGTTTTATGGAGATATACTAGGTAAAATTCAAACTTCAGCTAACTTAGATGATAGCATGAGTTTTACGGTAATGAGTGAAAACGTTTTAGACGAACCTTACGCACCACAGTACTATAATGTATACATGAAAGGTGCCTTAATTGGTATGTGTATTGACATCATCTTACGCGAAGAAAGTAATGGTAACAGAGGTATTTTATCATTAATGAAAGAATTATCTAACAAATACGGAAAAAACAAACCTTTTGAAGATGATAAGTTAATAGAAGAAATTACTGCAATGACTTATCCTAGTGTTGGCGAATTTTTAAACACGCATGTTGTTGGTGGTACACCAATAGATTATTCTGTTTACTTTAAAAAAGTAGGATTAAGTTTAGATACAGGAAAAGTTAAAACTAACTACATCCAAAACGACGGAACTTTAATTTTTGCTCCAGATAGAGTAACAATGACTATTCCTTTTAGCGAAGCTGTTAAGGATAATAGTTTTTGGAATGACAATGGTGTTTTACCAGGAGATGTTTTAAAATCAGTTGATGGTAAAGAATTAACTTTAGCTACAGCACAACAAATTTTAACTGCAATGTACATGTGGCAACCAGGTACAGACATTAATGTTGTTTTAGATAGAAAAGGAGAAGAAATAGTTATTAAAACTAAATTAACTCAGTCTTATACTAATGGAACAAAATTAGTCGAAGATGCTAATGCAACAGAAGCACAAAAAGCAGTAAGACAAGCTTGGTTAAAAGGCTAA
- a CDS encoding DUF6799 domain-containing protein: protein MKKLILIAFTVFLGINTMMAQDAKQIEDANYVILLDSKVFHYTADGVAPLKGDLKLNNGTIVKSDGTYIVDQKTLQLKDGQCLGMSGTLYKDQETLTKKLMKQMKKS from the coding sequence ATGAAAAAATTAATTCTTATTGCATTTACCGTTTTTCTTGGAATCAATACTATGATGGCTCAAGACGCTAAACAAATTGAAGATGCTAATTACGTTATACTTTTAGATAGTAAAGTGTTTCATTACACAGCAGATGGTGTCGCACCATTAAAAGGAGATTTAAAATTAAATAACGGAACAATTGTTAAAAGTGATGGTACGTACATTGTGGACCAAAAAACTTTACAATTAAAGGATGGACAATGCTTAGGAATGAGCGGTACGCTTTATAAAGATCAAGAGACTTTGACTAAAAAGCTTATGAAGCAAATGAAAAAATCTTAG
- a CDS encoding sensor histidine kinase yields MIVPDFPKNEIERLSEVKKYKILDTLPESDFDNITSLVATICEVPISLITLLDTDRNFLKSHHGLNVQESPRDISFCGHAILQSQDIFVVEDSRKDSRFKDNPLIDQFNAIFYAGVPLRNKDGLALGTLCVYDHEPRQLTEIQKKALITLGKQVMNLFDLRLNNRLLDESKKELLERNADLSKFASHVSHDLKSPLANIISLTAFLKEEEGNVFTEESIDYINYIEESADSLKNYIDGILIHYKANELLNEDKQTIALNALFEEVKRIHLLDDLQFKTNTKNQNIFINKAAVTQILINLVDNALKYNNKPNPEVILNYSENKNFHIFSVTDNGIGIAQEQQNEVFKLFNNNNQTDAKGNKGTGIGLFTVKNLVKKLNGDIVLKSQIGIGSTFTFTISK; encoded by the coding sequence ATGATTGTACCAGATTTTCCCAAAAACGAAATAGAACGCTTATCCGAAGTTAAAAAATATAAGATTTTAGACACCTTACCAGAAAGTGATTTTGATAATATAACAAGTTTAGTTGCGACTATTTGCGAAGTGCCAATTTCTTTAATTACCTTACTTGATACAGACCGCAATTTTTTAAAATCTCATCATGGTTTAAATGTTCAAGAATCACCAAGAGACATCTCTTTTTGTGGACATGCTATATTACAAAGTCAAGATATTTTTGTGGTAGAAGACTCTAGAAAAGATAGTCGTTTTAAAGACAATCCATTAATAGATCAATTTAATGCTATATTTTATGCAGGTGTCCCTTTACGTAATAAAGATGGCTTAGCTTTAGGGACGTTATGTGTTTACGACCATGAACCTAGACAACTAACAGAAATTCAGAAAAAAGCCCTTATAACTTTAGGTAAACAAGTCATGAACTTATTTGATTTAAGATTAAATAATAGACTTTTAGATGAATCCAAAAAAGAGTTATTAGAGCGTAATGCTGATTTAAGCAAATTTGCTAGTCACGTGTCTCACGATTTAAAATCTCCACTAGCTAACATTATATCTTTAACTGCCTTTTTAAAGGAAGAAGAAGGTAATGTTTTTACTGAAGAATCTATTGATTACATTAATTATATTGAAGAATCTGCAGATTCTCTTAAAAATTATATTGACGGAATTTTAATACATTATAAAGCTAACGAGTTATTAAATGAAGATAAACAAACCATTGCCTTAAATGCGCTTTTTGAAGAAGTTAAACGCATACACCTGTTAGACGATTTACAATTTAAAACAAATACAAAAAACCAAAACATATTTATTAATAAAGCTGCTGTTACTCAAATTTTAATAAATTTAGTGGACAACGCTTTAAAATATAATAACAAACCAAATCCTGAGGTTATTTTAAACTATTCTGAAAATAAGAATTTTCATATTTTCTCTGTGACAGATAATGGAATTGGTATTGCGCAAGAGCAACAAAACGAAGTATTTAAATTATTTAATAACAATAATCAAACAGACGCAAAAGGTAATAAAGGGACTGGAATTGGATTGTTTACTGTAAAAAACTTAGTCAAAAAACTTAATGGTGATATTGTTTTAAAATCCCAAATTGGCATAGGTAGCACTTTTACCTTTACCATCTCTAAATAA
- a CDS encoding TIGR02757 family protein: MTNKELKEFLDAKVELYNKPDFIDSDPIQIPHLFSKKQDIEIAGFLSATIAWGNRKSINTNAHKMMQLLDQAPFDFVMNHEPSDLKKLESFVHRTFNGLDFITFIKGLQHIYLKHDGLEAVFKKHAEKDSLQKSIHNFKHVFFEIEHLQRTQKHISDPLKNSAAKRINMFLRWMVRPNNTNVDLGIWTSLSPAQLSCPLDVHSGNVARKLGLLQRKQNDGKALAQLDASLRLLDPNDPVKYDFALFGLGVFEKF; the protein is encoded by the coding sequence ATGACTAACAAAGAGTTAAAAGAATTTTTAGACGCTAAAGTAGAGCTATATAACAAACCCGATTTTATTGATAGTGACCCAATACAAATTCCGCATTTATTTAGTAAAAAACAAGACATAGAAATTGCTGGTTTTTTAAGTGCTACAATTGCTTGGGGAAATAGAAAAAGTATAAATACTAATGCTCATAAAATGATGCAATTATTAGATCAAGCACCTTTTGATTTTGTAATGAATCATGAACCATCAGATTTAAAAAAATTAGAATCGTTTGTACATCGCACATTTAATGGTTTGGATTTTATAACTTTTATAAAAGGTTTACAACATATTTATTTAAAGCATGACGGTTTAGAAGCTGTGTTTAAAAAACATGCCGAAAAGGATAGTTTGCAAAAGTCTATACATAATTTTAAGCATGTTTTTTTTGAAATAGAACACCTACAACGAACACAAAAACATATTAGTGATCCTTTAAAAAATAGTGCTGCAAAGCGTATCAATATGTTTTTAAGATGGATGGTAAGACCTAATAATACAAACGTAGATTTAGGGATTTGGACTAGCCTATCTCCTGCCCAACTATCATGTCCTTTAGATGTCCATTCTGGTAATGTGGCTAGAAAATTAGGATTATTACAACGAAAACAAAATGATGGCAAAGCATTAGCCCAATTAGACGCAAGTTTAAGATTATTAGACCCTAACGATCCTGTAAAATATGATTTTGCATTATTTGGATTAGGTGTTTTTGAAAAATTTTAA
- a CDS encoding CPBP family intramembrane glutamic endopeptidase: MIILFKSVLNFIKNPRLKPLKHATFKQKLGLVLQCIPLCIMLGLGFGLLTIILEALGLYSSDSHSINKLLEEQSKINIILSAVILAPVLEELIFRGPMTLFNKKYFKLGFYMLTIIFGYVHIFNFEVTPQILLLSPLLIAPQLVVGSVFGYVRVRLGLIYSMFLHASYNGILVIPAVLFLDK; the protein is encoded by the coding sequence ATGATTATACTTTTTAAATCTGTTTTGAATTTCATTAAAAATCCGCGTTTAAAGCCTTTAAAACATGCTACTTTTAAGCAAAAATTGGGATTGGTATTACAATGTATACCACTTTGCATTATGCTTGGTTTAGGATTTGGTCTATTAACTATTATATTAGAAGCTTTAGGTCTTTACAGTTCTGATTCACACTCTATAAATAAATTATTAGAAGAGCAATCTAAAATCAATATTATACTAAGTGCTGTTATATTAGCTCCTGTTCTTGAAGAATTAATCTTTAGAGGTCCTATGACCTTATTTAATAAAAAATATTTTAAGCTAGGCTTTTACATGCTTACTATTATATTTGGTTATGTACATATTTTTAATTTCGAAGTAACACCTCAAATACTATTATTGTCTCCACTATTAATAGCTCCACAATTAGTGGTAGGATCAGTATTTGGTTATGTACGTGTACGTTTAGGATTAATCTATTCTATGTTTTTACATGCTAGTTACAACGGGATTTTAGTAATTCCGGCTGTATTATTCCTAGATAAATGA
- a CDS encoding ABC transporter ATP-binding protein, which translates to MIKAKNIHKYYDDLHVLKGVDVHIKKGEIVSIVGASGAGKTTLLQILGTLDFIENKTESQLTINGKEITGLSEKQLAQFRNQNIGFIFQFHQLLPEFTALENVCIPAFIKGTSKSDAEKRAKELLDFLGLSHRYNHKPNELSGGEQQRVAVARALINNPELIFADEPSGNLDSESAENLHNLFFKLRDQFGQTFVIVTHNADLANLADRKLTMVDGKIV; encoded by the coding sequence ATGATTAAAGCAAAAAATATACATAAATATTACGATGATTTACACGTTTTAAAAGGTGTAGATGTACATATTAAAAAAGGTGAAATTGTATCCATAGTTGGCGCTTCTGGTGCAGGAAAAACAACATTGTTGCAAATTTTAGGAACCTTAGATTTTATTGAAAATAAAACCGAAAGTCAACTAACAATAAACGGTAAAGAAATTACAGGTTTATCAGAAAAGCAATTGGCACAATTTAGAAATCAAAATATTGGATTTATTTTTCAATTTCATCAATTATTGCCAGAGTTTACTGCTTTAGAAAATGTTTGTATTCCAGCTTTTATAAAAGGAACTAGCAAATCTGATGCAGAAAAACGTGCTAAGGAGCTACTTGATTTTTTAGGACTATCTCATAGATACAACCATAAACCAAACGAATTGTCTGGTGGAGAGCAACAACGTGTTGCTGTAGCAAGAGCTTTAATAAACAATCCAGAGTTAATCTTTGCAGATGAGCCTTCAGGGAATTTAGATAGTGAAAGTGCCGAAAATTTACATAATCTATTTTTTAAACTGCGTGATCAATTTGGACAAACCTTTGTAATTGTTACTCACAATGCAGACTTAGCTAATTTGGCTGATCGTAAATTAACAATGGTAGATGGAAAAATAGTTTAA
- a CDS encoding DUF5916 domain-containing protein gives MKPFFILIFALLVSNQLLAQDKKLYQIKRTEIPVKIDGVLDDTAWKDAQIATNFTEFKPDVGDSAAANKTTKVRMTYDDSGIYVSAYCYDNPDDIMRQFTQRDNFGQSDFFGLIFNPNNDAQNNTEFFVFSSGTQADAVESPNYGEDFGWNAVWESSVQLVDDGWIVEIKIPYRALRFTQQEDPTWGIQFHRHYRKTREQMTWNPIDVTKGNIGLYNAELKGIKNITPPTRLSFFPYASGLVSTFDGETESDFAAGLDIKYGITENITLDATLIPDFSQAGFDDVQLNLGPFEQQFAEQRQFFTEGVDLFSKGNLFYSRRIGDRPSGRLNLNDNETIDEYPEKVQLLNAVKVSGRTKNGLGIGFFNAITKKTEVDITNVDSGAKRSQIVEPLANYNIMVLDQQFNKNSSVTLINTNVTRDGDFRDANVTGLLLDLVNKKNTHGAIAEVKMSTFNDVPDTENGYTARFGVGKNSGKIRYSVTYDYADENYDINDLGILFRNNYSNYNAEISYRTFEPTKNFNNTYFGTWLNYNQLANPNTFTGANTGFNFDAQTKTLHNLGINGNWNFGKQYDYFEPRNGFDSYFVTENYAQSNMYISSNYNLFFALDANLGYGRFFNDDRKNFNNIWFGLNPRFKFNDKFLMVLGFDYDNYTADRGYVNGQEVNDEIIFGQRDRIDMTASISGSYNFNSFNALTLSFRNYLSTVTYDDSMYTLQSDGSLNRSDIYTKDNISSDSDFDPDINFNTWNLDLSYTWQFAPGSQLTALYRNQIFNFSNNSEAGFFDSTEDLFKQEQRNTFSLRMVYFIDYNDLKKVFQRKS, from the coding sequence ATGAAACCTTTCTTTATTCTAATTTTCGCATTACTAGTATCTAATCAATTACTAGCCCAAGACAAAAAATTATATCAGATAAAACGTACAGAAATACCTGTAAAAATTGATGGCGTTTTAGATGATACTGCTTGGAAAGATGCACAAATTGCCACTAATTTTACCGAGTTTAAACCTGATGTTGGTGATAGTGCAGCAGCAAATAAAACAACCAAAGTCCGAATGACTTATGACGATTCTGGTATATACGTGTCTGCTTACTGTTATGACAATCCAGACGATATTATGCGTCAATTTACGCAACGTGATAATTTTGGACAGTCTGACTTTTTTGGTTTAATATTTAATCCAAATAACGATGCACAAAACAATACTGAGTTTTTTGTGTTTAGCTCAGGTACGCAAGCAGATGCTGTTGAAAGCCCAAATTATGGTGAAGATTTTGGATGGAATGCGGTTTGGGAAAGTAGTGTTCAATTAGTTGATGACGGTTGGATTGTAGAAATTAAAATACCGTATAGAGCATTACGTTTTACTCAACAGGAAGACCCAACTTGGGGTATTCAGTTTCATAGACACTATAGAAAAACGCGCGAACAAATGACGTGGAATCCTATTGATGTTACCAAAGGAAATATAGGTTTATATAATGCCGAACTAAAAGGAATTAAAAACATTACGCCACCTACTAGACTAAGCTTTTTCCCTTATGCTTCGGGATTAGTAAGTACATTTGATGGTGAGACTGAAAGCGATTTTGCTGCTGGTTTAGATATTAAATACGGAATTACAGAAAATATAACTTTAGATGCGACTTTAATACCTGATTTTAGTCAAGCAGGTTTTGATGACGTCCAATTAAATCTAGGTCCTTTTGAGCAACAATTTGCTGAACAACGTCAGTTTTTTACTGAAGGTGTAGACCTATTTAGTAAGGGTAATTTATTTTATTCTAGACGTATTGGAGATCGTCCTTCAGGAAGATTAAACCTTAATGATAATGAAACCATTGATGAATATCCAGAAAAAGTACAATTACTAAATGCTGTTAAAGTCTCAGGACGTACTAAAAACGGTTTAGGTATTGGATTTTTTAATGCTATAACTAAAAAAACAGAAGTGGATATTACCAATGTAGACTCTGGTGCTAAACGATCTCAAATTGTAGAACCATTGGCTAATTACAATATTATGGTATTGGATCAACAGTTTAATAAAAACTCGTCAGTAACATTAATCAATACTAATGTTACTAGAGATGGTGATTTTAGAGATGCTAATGTTACAGGTTTATTATTAGACTTAGTTAATAAGAAGAATACACATGGTGCAATTGCCGAAGTTAAAATGAGTACATTCAATGATGTTCCTGATACAGAAAATGGATATACTGCAAGATTTGGTGTTGGTAAAAATAGTGGTAAAATAAGATATAGTGTTACTTACGATTATGCAGATGAAAACTATGATATTAATGATTTAGGAATTTTATTTAGAAATAACTACAGTAACTACAATGCAGAAATTAGCTATCGTACGTTTGAGCCAACCAAAAACTTTAATAATACTTATTTTGGAACTTGGTTAAACTATAACCAATTAGCTAATCCAAATACGTTTACAGGTGCAAATACTGGTTTTAACTTTGATGCTCAGACCAAAACGTTACATAACCTTGGTATTAATGGAAATTGGAATTTTGGAAAACAATATGACTATTTTGAACCACGTAACGGTTTTGATAGCTATTTTGTAACAGAAAATTATGCACAATCTAATATGTATATTTCTAGTAACTATAATTTGTTTTTTGCATTGGATGCTAATCTAGGATATGGTCGTTTTTTTAATGATGATCGTAAAAACTTTAATAACATTTGGTTTGGACTAAATCCACGTTTTAAATTTAATGACAAATTTTTAATGGTTTTAGGTTTTGATTATGATAATTATACTGCTGACAGAGGTTATGTTAATGGACAAGAAGTGAATGATGAAATTATTTTTGGTCAGCGTGACAGAATAGATATGACAGCCAGTATATCTGGTAGTTATAACTTTAATTCGTTTAATGCTTTAACATTAAGTTTTAGAAACTATTTAAGTACTGTTACTTATGATGATAGCATGTATACTTTACAAAGCGATGGCTCATTAAACAGATCTGACATATACACTAAAGACAATATAAGTAGCGATTCTGATTTTGACCCAGATATTAATTTTAATACTTGGAATTTAGATTTAAGTTATACATGGCAGTTTGCTCCTGGTAGCCAACTTACAGCGTTGTATCGAAACCAAATTTTTAATTTTTCAAATAACTCGGAAGCTGGTTTTTTTGACAGTACAGAAGACTTATTTAAGCAAGAACAACGTAATACTTTTTCTTTAAGAATGGTTTATTTTATAGATTATAACGATTTAAAAAAAGTTTTTCAAAGAAAAAGCTAA
- the msrA gene encoding peptide-methionine (S)-S-oxide reductase MsrA, translated as MKEENLKVATFAGGCFWCTEAVFLRLKGVEKVVSGFTGGAIKNPAYREITTGRTGHAEGIQIFFDDTVISYIELLEVFFATHDPTTLNRQGHDIGTQYRSAIFYNSEQQKEEALGFIQFLENEKVFENKVVTEVTALGPFYIAEAEHQTFYDRNREASYCQFVIDPKITKLKTYYSNKLKENSSKNAL; from the coding sequence ATGAAAGAAGAAAATTTAAAAGTAGCCACTTTTGCTGGAGGCTGTTTTTGGTGTACCGAAGCAGTTTTTTTAAGGTTAAAAGGGGTAGAAAAGGTTGTTTCTGGATTTACAGGAGGAGCAATTAAAAATCCTGCATATCGCGAAATTACAACAGGTAGAACTGGTCATGCAGAAGGTATTCAAATATTTTTTGATGATACAGTGATTAGTTATATAGAATTGTTAGAAGTCTTTTTTGCAACTCACGATCCAACTACGTTAAATAGGCAAGGACACGATATTGGAACACAGTATAGGTCTGCAATTTTTTATAATTCTGAACAACAAAAAGAAGAGGCTTTAGGCTTTATTCAGTTTTTAGAAAACGAAAAAGTGTTTGAAAACAAGGTGGTTACAGAGGTTACCGCTTTAGGTCCTTTTTATATAGCTGAAGCAGAACATCAAACCTTTTACGACCGAAACAGAGAAGCATCGTATTGTCAGTTTGTAATCGACCCAAAAATCACTAAATTGAAAACCTATTACAGTAATAAATTAAAAGAAAATAGTTCAAAAAATGCCCTATAA